CGTGTCGATCGACGATATGGAAGGCGCGGAATGGAACACCGCGGCGGTCGGTCCGACGAAGCGCGGGCTCGCCGAATCGCTGCTCCGCAAGCTCAAGGCGCATTTCGCGCCCGGCGGGCTGCTGCACTTCGGACAGGGCAAGTGGTACCCCGGCGAGCAGCTACCGCGATGGGCGCTGACGTGCTACTGGCGTCGCGACGGTCATCCGATCTGGCATGACGAATCGCTGTTGGCCGACGGGTCCAAAGACCTGGGTTACACCACCGGCGACGCGGAGCGCTTCATGACCGAGTTGGCCCATCGGCTCAAGGTCAAAGGCGCGCACGTCGCCGCGGCGTTCGAGGATCCGATTTATTTCATGGACAAGGAGCACCGCCTTCCGATCAACGTCGATCCGACCGACAGCCGCATCAAGGACCCGGAGGAACGGGCGCGGCTCAGGCGTGTGTTCTCGCACGGACTCGGCAAACCCGTCGGCTATGTGCTGCCTCTCACGCGCCGATGGGAGGATGGACAGAAGGTGTGGTACAGCGGTTTGTGGATGCTGCGGGCGCAGCATGTGGTGCTCATCCCCGGCGACTCGCCGATCGGGCTGCGACTGCCGTTGCCGAGTCTGCCGTGGGTCTCGGCGGCGCACTATCCGCATATCCATCCGGTCGATCCGATGGCTACGCGCGATCCGTTGCCGACGGAGCTGCATCGGCAGTATCGTGATCATCCGAACGCGAATGCGAAGCGCCATGGCGATGCCGAACGCGAACCGCTCAAGCCGGGCGAGTCGGCGGACTGGGTCGTGCGGACGGCGTTGTGCGTCGAAGTGCGGCAGGGCCGGTTGTACATCTTCATGCCGCCGGTGTCGGGGATCGAAGAATACCTTGACCTGATCGCGGCGATCGAGGCGACGGCGGCGGCGATGAAACTCGCCGTGATCATCGAAGGCGAACCCCCGCCGCATGACCATCGCGTCAATTCGCTCAAGGTCACGCCCGACCCCGGCGTCATCGAGGTGAACATTCAGCCGTCGATGTCATGGGAGGAACTCGTTCACAACACGACGACGCTCTACGACGAAGCCCGTCTCGCGCGCCTCGGCACGGAGAAGTTCATGCTCGACGGCCGGCACTGCGGCACCGGCGGAGGCAACCACGTCGTCCTCGGCGGCGCGACGCCCGCCGACAGTCCGTTCCTCCGTCGGCCCGATCTGCTGCGATCGCTCGTGTGCTACTGGCTCAATCATCCATCGCTCAGCTATCTGTTCTGCGGGCAGTTCATCGGGCCGACGAGTCAGGCGCCGCGCATCGACGAGGCCCGGCACGACAGCGTGTATGAACTGGAAATCGCCTGCGAAGAGATGGAGCGGCAGCTTCGCATGTTCGGCAAGGTCCCGCCGTGGATGGTCGACCGATTCTTCCGCAATCTGCTGACGGACCTGACGGGCAACACGCACCGCGCCGAATTCTGCATCGACAAGCTGTTCTCGCCGGATTCGTCGACGGGGCGGTTGGGCCTCGTCGAGTTCCGCGGGCTGGAGATGCCGCCGCATGCGCAGATGAGCTTGACGCAGCAGCTTCTGCTCCGGGCGGCGGTGGCGCGTTTCTGGCGCGAGCCGTATCGTCAGCGGCCGATCCGATGGGGCACGCGGCTGCACGATCAGTTCATGTTGCCGCATTATGTGTGGTCGGATTTCCGCCACGTGATCGACGACATGCGGGCCGCGGGCTTCGACCTCGAAGCCGAGTGGTTCAAGGTGCACTACGAATTTCGCTTCCCGCGGCATGGGACGATTCAGCGCGACGATATCGCGATCGAGTTGCGACAGGCGATCGAGCCGTGGATCGTGCTCGGCGAGGAACCGGTCGGCGGGGCGACGGCTCGTTACGTCGATTCGTCCGTCGAGCGATTGCAGGTCAAGGTCGAGAACCTCATCGACACGCGGCACGTCATGACATGCAACGGACGCCGTCTCCCGCTGCATGCGACCGGCGTGCACGGGCAGTACGTGGCGGGCGTGCGATACCGGGCGTGGCAGCCGCCGAGCTGTCTGCATCCGACGATCGGCGTGCACACGCCTTTGGTGTTCGACATCATCGACAAGTGGGCGGGGCGTTCGATCGGCGGATGCACCTATCACGTCGCGCACCCCGGCGGTCGGAACTACGAGACGTTCCCGGTCAACGCCATGGAGGCCGAGGCCCGGCGGCGGGCCCGCTTCTTCGACGAAGGCCACACGCCCGGCCCGCTGAGTGTCCGCGAAGAGCCGGTCAATGCGGAGTTCCCGCATACGCTGGACCTGCGACGCGGGTATTGAACAGTGTAAAATGCTCGACCAAAGGCGCCGCTGCGCCGATGATGGATGTACCGACGCGTGTCGGGATGGACCACAAGGATGGAACCGAGTCTCATGCCCCCTGCCGCCTCGCAGCCCCCGGCGTTCTGGCGTTGCCCGTCGCTGCCGGGTTACTTCGACGAAGTGACCGCCGGCGGCGAAGCGATTCGACCGGCGTGGAAACCGTTCATCAGCGCCATCGAAAAGATCGGCCCCGAGGAACTGGCCCGCCGCTGGGAACAGGGCCGCCGACTCATCCAGGAAAACGGCGTCACCTACAACGTCTACGACGAAACCGGCGGGCTCAATCGGCCGTGGCAACTTGACGCCGTGCCATTGATGATCGGGGCGGACGAATGGGCGTACATCGAGGCGGCCATCGCGCAGCGCGCTTCCCTGCTCAATCATGTGCTCAACGACGTGTACGGTCCGCGGCGGCTCCTGGCGGAGCACGTCATGCCGCCGGAGCTGCTCTACGCCACCGAGTCCTTTCACCGCGCCGCCAGCGGGTTCGATGTGCCCGGCGATGTGCGCCTGCACTTTTACGCCGCCGACATCGCGCGGGCGCCGACGGGACACTGGTGGGTCGTCAATGACCGCACGCAGGCGCCGTCCGGCTCGGGGTACGCCCTCGAAAACCGGCTGGTCATGACACGCTCGCTGCCCGATGTGTTCCGCGACTGTCAGGTGCATCGCCTCGCTGAATTCTTTTCGAAGCTGCGCGATCTGCTGGCCGCGCTCGCCCCCGCGCACAAGGACCGACCGCGCATCGTTCTGCTCACCCCCGGGGCCTACAACGAAACGTATTTCGAACACGCGTACCTCGCCCGCTATCTGGGCTATCCCCTCGTCGAGCCCGGTGATCTGACGGTGCGCGGCGGACGGGTATACCTCAAAACGCTCAACGGCCTGCTGCCCGTCGATGTCATCCTTCGCCGACTCGACGACGGATATTGCGACCCCTTGGAGCTGCGCGAGGATTCGCTGCTCGGCGTGCCCGGCCTCGTGCAGGCGGCGCGCTCCGGCACCGTCGTCATCGCCAATAGTCTCGGGTCCGGCGCCGTGGAGAACCCGGCGCTGATGGCGTTTTTGCCGGGACTTTGCCGCAAAGTGCTCGGGGAAGAGTTGAAGATGCCTTCCGTCGCCACATGGTGGTGCGGTCAGCCCGATGCGGTGAGGTATGTATCGGAGCATCTGGAGGACCTGGTGGTCAAGTCGGCGTTTTTGAGCGACCCCGGCGAGCCGATCTTCGGCGAACAGCTCACGGACGCGTCGCGCGCCGCGCTGCTCAAGCGCATCGCCGCCGCGCCCTACCGCTTCGTCGGACAGGAGCGCGTGCGGCTCTCGACCGCGCCGGCGTGGGTGCAGGGCGAGATGCAGCCGCGCCATCTGATGCTGCGCGTCTTCGCCGTCGCCGGACTCGACGGACAATACCGTGTCATGCCCGGCGGGCTGACGCGCGTCAGCGGATCGCGCGATTCGAGTCTGGTGAGCATGCAGAGCGGCGGCGGAAGCAAGGACACATGGGTCCTGAGCGACAAGCCCGTCGAGCACTTCTCGCTGCTGCGCATGGGCGAGCGTTCGACGGAGCTGACGCGGCAGGGCTTCATCCTCCCGTCGCGCGTGGCGGACAATCTTTACTGGATGGGCCGCTACGCCGAACGCATCGAAAACACCGTGCGCGTCATCCGATGCGCCCTTCAGCGATTGACCGACGAATCGGAATTCGACGACGCCGACGAACTGCCCTGGCTCATCGACGTGCTCGTCGATCAGGGCCGCATGCTCGGCGGGATCGAGCCCGAGGACGTCTACAAGCAGATCGCCACGCTCGGCGAGCAGCTCATCAGCGTGC
This window of the Planctomycetota bacterium genome carries:
- a CDS encoding IMP dehydrogenase encodes the protein MSIRIALNHQTVYKYDRPVGMGPQLIRLRPAPHARTPILSYCLKITPEQHFINWQQDPQSNFLARIVFPEKINEFRVEVDLVADMTVINPFDFFVDPAAETYPFKYDDWLSREIAPFLRLAEAGPHLKKFVASVDRSACNTVTFITRLNHQLQTMIRYMIRMEPGVQSPDETLEKASGSCRDSAWLLVQTLRQLGIAARFVSGYLIQLKPDQKSLDGPSGAEADFTDLHAWCEAYIPGAGWIGLDPTSGLLAGEGHIPVAATPDPFSAAPISGGLEPCEVEFEHHMKVTRVHEDPRVTLPYTSEQWARIDALGCLVDERLKADDVRLTAGGEPTFVSIDDMEGAEWNTAAVGPTKRGLAESLLRKLKAHFAPGGLLHFGQGKWYPGEQLPRWALTCYWRRDGHPIWHDESLLADGSKDLGYTTGDAERFMTELAHRLKVKGAHVAAAFEDPIYFMDKEHRLPINVDPTDSRIKDPEERARLRRVFSHGLGKPVGYVLPLTRRWEDGQKVWYSGLWMLRAQHVVLIPGDSPIGLRLPLPSLPWVSAAHYPHIHPVDPMATRDPLPTELHRQYRDHPNANAKRHGDAEREPLKPGESADWVVRTALCVEVRQGRLYIFMPPVSGIEEYLDLIAAIEATAAAMKLAVIIEGEPPPHDHRVNSLKVTPDPGVIEVNIQPSMSWEELVHNTTTLYDEARLARLGTEKFMLDGRHCGTGGGNHVVLGGATPADSPFLRRPDLLRSLVCYWLNHPSLSYLFCGQFIGPTSQAPRIDEARHDSVYELEIACEEMERQLRMFGKVPPWMVDRFFRNLLTDLTGNTHRAEFCIDKLFSPDSSTGRLGLVEFRGLEMPPHAQMSLTQQLLLRAAVARFWREPYRQRPIRWGTRLHDQFMLPHYVWSDFRHVIDDMRAAGFDLEAEWFKVHYEFRFPRHGTIQRDDIAIELRQAIEPWIVLGEEPVGGATARYVDSSVERLQVKVENLIDTRHVMTCNGRRLPLHATGVHGQYVAGVRYRAWQPPSCLHPTIGVHTPLVFDIIDKWAGRSIGGCTYHVAHPGGRNYETFPVNAMEAEARRRARFFDEGHTPGPLSVREEPVNAEFPHTLDLRRGY